One Vigna unguiculata cultivar IT97K-499-35 chromosome 11, ASM411807v1, whole genome shotgun sequence DNA window includes the following coding sequences:
- the LOC114168903 gene encoding MLP-like protein 43: protein MTLAGKISTEIGVHATAAKWFNLYTTKLHHVQNLTDRIHGVKLHHGHDWHRNESIKHWTYTIEGKVITCYESVESVDEANKRITYKLFNGDIDSQFKMFKLIFEVVEGDGGAIIKWSVEYERVNEEVDPPYGYIECLHKCTRDIDHNLLKE, encoded by the exons ATGACCCTTGCTGGTAAAATAAGCACTGAAATTGGGGTTCATGCAACTGCTGCAAAGTGGTTCAACCTCTACACAACCAAACTGCATCATGTTCAAAACCTTACTGATAGAATCCATGGAGTCAAGCTGCATCATGGTCATGACTGGCATCGGAATGAGTCCATCAAACACTGGACTTACACCATAG AAGGTAAGGTTATAACATGTTATGAGAGCGTTGAGTCGGTTGATGAAGCAAACAAAAGAATCACATACAAGCTCTTCAATGGAGACATAGATTCGCAGTTTAAGATGTTTAAGCTGATATTTGAAGTTGTTGAGGGTGATGGTGGTGCTATTATCAAATGGAGCGTGGAATATGAGAGGGTTAATGAAGAAGTTGATCCTCCATATGGGTATATAGAGTGCTTGCACAAATGCACAAGAGATATTGATCATAATCTTCTCAAGGAATAG
- the LOC114170482 gene encoding major latex protein 146-like: MSLAGKLSIEIRVHATATKWFNLLTTQLHHVQNLTDAVHETNLHHGEDWHHNESIKQWTSSIDGNATKYHESIESTDEANKTITYKIFGEDFEHKFKVLKLIFQGIHNDEGGDIIKWIIEYEIKSEEFDPPFGFLQFVYKASKDVDANLLKA, from the exons ATGTCACTTGCTGGTAAACTCAGCATTGAAATTAGGGTTCATGCAACTGCTACAAAGTGGTTCAACCTCTTGACAACACAGCTCCACCATGTTCAAAACCTTACTGATGCAGTCCATGAAACAAATCTGCATCATGGTGAAGACTGGCATCACAATGAGTCCATCAAACAATGGACAAGTTCCATAG ATGGAAATGCTACAAAATACCACGAGAGTATTGAATCGACTGATGAAGCAAACAAAACAATAACCTACAAGATCTTCGGGGAAGATTTCGAGCACAAGTTTAAGGTTTTGAAGTTAATATTTCAAGGAATTCATAATGATGAAGGTGGTGACATAATCAAATGGATCAttgaatatgaaattaaaagtgAAGAATTTGATCCTCCATTTGGGTTCCTCCAATTCGTGTACAAAGCAAGCAAAGACGTTGATGCCAATCTTCTCAAGGCATAA
- the LOC114168970 gene encoding MLP-like protein 43, with the protein MSLSGKISIEIEVHATAAKWFNLFTTQLHEVQNLTNRVHETKLHRGRDWHHTESIKHWTCTIDGKVTKCQESIESVDAANKRISYKLFGGDIGSKYKVFKLIFQAIDKDGGAIIKWTIEYERIGQEVDPPYGYVEYLHTASGEVDGHLKA; encoded by the exons ATGTCCCTTTCAGGTAAAATCAGCATTGAAATTGAGGTTCATGCAACTGCTGCAAAGTGGTTCAATCTCTTCACAACTCAACTCCATGAAGTTCAAAACCTTACTAACAGAGTGCATGAAACCAAGCTGCACCGTGGTCGTGATTGGCATCACACTGAATCCATCAAACACTGGACTTGTACTATAG ATGGTAAGGTTACAAAATGTCAGGAGAGTATCGAATCTGTTGATGCAGCGAACAAAAGAATCAGCTACAAGCTGTTTGGTGGAGATATTGGTAGTAAGTACAAGGTGTTCAAGCTCATATTTCAAGCCATTGATAAAGATGGTGGTGCTATTATCAAATGGACCATTGAATATGAGAGGATTGGACAGGAAGTTGATCCTCCATATGGCTACGTGGAATACCTCCACACTGCAAGTGGAGAGGTTGATGGCCATCTTAAAGCATAA